From a single Bradyrhizobium sediminis genomic region:
- a CDS encoding PBP1A family penicillin-binding protein, with product MAWGRKKSGGRKEPQFGLAAALSELRLSPQDRVGPDDDDKPKKPSSKRKAADAGDEAPRERKPRPGRGSGKRKSKARARGGISRLFYWGAVLGLWAFIAAVGVVVWVGAHLPAIQSLEIPKRPPTIQIVGFDGSVLATRGEMAGTNVALKDLPPYLPKAFIAIEDRRFYSHYGVDPVGIARAAVANIMHRGVSQGGSTLTQQLAKNLFLTQERTLQRKLQEVELALWLERKHSKSEILELYLNRVYFGSGAYGVEAAAQRYFGKSAKNVTLAEAAMLAGLVKSPSRLAPNRNPEGAEKRAQTVLAAMADAKFITDAQAQASIGQPSYNVKAAGAGTINYVADWIGEVLDDLIGQIDQNIVVETSIDPKLQSVAEAAIIDELAAKSVKFNVSQGALVAMTPDGAVRAMVGGRNYAESQYNRAVTAKRQPGSAFKPFVYLTAIEAGLTPETIRQDAPLDVKGWRPENYTHEYFGSVTLTQALAMSLNTVAVRLGLEVGARNVVRTAHRLGISSKLDANASIALGTSVVSLTELVGAYAPFANGGQGATPHVVTRIRTAEGKVLYGRPADQLGQAIEPRHVAMMNTMMQETLLSGTARKAEIPGWTAAGKTGTSQDFRDAWFIGYTAKLVTGVWLGNDDNSPTKKATGGGLPVEVWTRFMRAAHQGMPVAGLPNSRQGGFLSNLMQTASQVSAPSAQPPAAQAPVPLAPIPPGGAYRPPPTRTSAPPSPNARPEAAAGLDGWLVDRLFGR from the coding sequence ATGGCGTGGGGACGAAAAAAGAGCGGCGGGCGCAAGGAGCCGCAATTCGGGCTCGCCGCGGCGCTGTCTGAATTGCGCCTCAGCCCGCAGGATCGTGTCGGCCCCGACGACGACGACAAGCCGAAGAAGCCATCTTCCAAACGCAAGGCCGCCGATGCCGGCGACGAGGCTCCGCGCGAGCGCAAGCCGCGGCCCGGCCGGGGCAGCGGCAAGCGCAAATCGAAGGCCCGTGCGCGCGGCGGCATCTCGCGCCTGTTCTACTGGGGGGCGGTGCTCGGCCTGTGGGCTTTCATCGCGGCGGTCGGCGTCGTCGTTTGGGTCGGCGCGCATCTGCCGGCGATCCAGTCGCTTGAAATTCCGAAGCGGCCGCCGACCATCCAGATCGTCGGCTTCGACGGCAGCGTGCTGGCGACGCGCGGCGAAATGGCCGGCACCAATGTCGCGCTGAAGGATCTGCCGCCCTATCTGCCGAAGGCCTTCATCGCCATCGAGGACCGCCGGTTCTATTCGCATTACGGCGTCGACCCGGTCGGAATCGCGCGGGCGGCGGTGGCCAACATCATGCATCGCGGCGTCTCGCAGGGCGGCTCGACCTTGACCCAGCAGCTCGCCAAGAACCTGTTCCTGACGCAGGAACGCACGCTGCAGCGCAAATTGCAGGAAGTCGAACTCGCGCTCTGGCTGGAGCGCAAGCATTCCAAATCGGAAATTCTCGAACTCTATCTCAACCGGGTCTATTTCGGCTCCGGCGCCTATGGCGTGGAGGCAGCGGCGCAGCGCTATTTCGGCAAGTCCGCGAAGAACGTGACGCTGGCGGAAGCCGCGATGCTGGCGGGGCTGGTCAAGTCGCCGTCGCGGCTGGCGCCGAACCGCAATCCGGAAGGCGCCGAGAAGCGCGCCCAGACCGTGCTGGCGGCGATGGCGGACGCCAAATTCATCACCGACGCGCAGGCGCAGGCCTCGATCGGGCAGCCCTCCTACAATGTGAAGGCGGCAGGGGCCGGCACCATCAATTATGTGGCGGACTGGATCGGCGAAGTGCTCGACGACCTGATCGGCCAGATCGACCAGAACATCGTGGTCGAGACCTCGATCGACCCGAAACTGCAAAGCGTCGCCGAAGCCGCCATCATCGACGAACTGGCGGCAAAGAGCGTGAAGTTCAACGTCAGCCAAGGCGCGCTGGTGGCGATGACGCCGGACGGCGCGGTGCGCGCCATGGTGGGGGGGCGCAATTACGCCGAGAGCCAGTATAACCGCGCGGTCACCGCCAAGCGCCAGCCGGGCTCGGCCTTCAAGCCGTTCGTCTATCTCACCGCGATCGAGGCCGGGCTGACGCCGGAGACGATCCGGCAGGACGCGCCGCTCGACGTCAAGGGCTGGAGACCTGAGAACTACACCCACGAATATTTCGGTTCGGTGACCCTGACGCAGGCACTGGCGATGTCGCTCAATACGGTCGCGGTACGGCTCGGCCTCGAGGTCGGGGCCAGGAACGTGGTACGCACCGCGCACCGGCTCGGCATCTCCTCGAAGCTCGACGCCAATGCCTCGATCGCGCTCGGCACCTCGGTCGTCTCGCTGACCGAACTGGTCGGCGCCTATGCGCCGTTCGCCAATGGCGGCCAAGGGGCGACGCCGCATGTCGTGACCAGGATCCGCACCGCCGAGGGCAAGGTCCTGTACGGGCGGCCCGCCGATCAGCTCGGCCAGGCGATCGAACCGCGCCATGTCGCGATGATGAACACGATGATGCAGGAGACCCTGCTGAGCGGCACCGCGCGCAAGGCGGAGATCCCGGGCTGGACCGCGGCCGGCAAGACCGGCACCAGCCAGGATTTCCGCGACGCCTGGTTCATCGGCTACACCGCCAAGCTCGTGACCGGCGTCTGGCTCGGCAATGACGACAATTCGCCGACCAAAAAGGCAACCGGCGGCGGCCTGCCGGTCGAGGTCTGGACCCGCTTCATGCGCGCGGCCCATCAGGGCATGCCGGTCGCCGGCTTGCCGAACTCGCGCCAGGGCGGCTTCCTCTCCAACCTGATGCAGACGGCCTCGCAGGTCAGCGCGCCATCGGCGCAGCCTCCAGCGGCCCAAGCCCCCGTCCCGCTCGCGCCGATTCCGCCGGGCGGAGCGTATCGGCCACCGCCGACGCGGACATCGGCGCCGCCCTCGCCGAATGCACGCCCCGAAGCAGCCGCGGGACTGGATGGCTGGCTGGTGGATCGGCTGTTCGGGCGATAG
- a CDS encoding DUF1330 domain-containing protein codes for MGHIDPTKEVFAQFRANDRPGPIHMLNLVRLRQRAAYPDGRQATGAEAYAAYGRESGPVFERLGGRIVWQGRFELMLIGPADERWDHCFIAEYPSVAAFAEMIRDPVYREAVKHRQAAVEDSRLIRHAVLPVGKNFGEIPK; via the coding sequence ATGGGCCATATCGATCCGACCAAGGAAGTATTCGCGCAGTTCAGGGCCAATGATCGCCCGGGTCCGATTCACATGCTGAATCTGGTCCGGCTGCGGCAACGGGCGGCCTATCCCGACGGCCGCCAGGCCACCGGCGCGGAAGCCTATGCGGCCTATGGCCGGGAAAGCGGGCCGGTGTTCGAACGGCTGGGCGGCCGCATCGTGTGGCAGGGCCGGTTCGAATTGATGCTGATCGGGCCGGCGGACGAGCGCTGGGATCACTGCTTCATCGCCGAATACCCCAGCGTCGCCGCCTTCGCAGAGATGATTCGCGATCCGGTCTACCGCGAGGCGGTGAAACACCGGCAGGCGGCGGTCGAGGACTCGCGCCTGATCAGGCACGCGGTGCTGCCGGTCGGAAAGAACTTCGGCGAAATTCCGAAGTAA